The Streptomyces sp. B3I8 nucleotide sequence CGAGAATCGAACTCGCACTCTCAGCTTGGGAAGCTGATGTTCTACCACTAAACTACACCCGCGCTGGGCGCCGGATGGTGTCGGTGCCCGAGTGCTCGTTCACTCTACCCCATCCTTCCGGTGCCCAGAGAGCGCGGGGTCGCCTCGCGTTCCGCTGGTCGATCCGCCCCGCCACGCCCCGTCCGGGGCGTGGCGGGGCGTGCGCGTACGGATGTCGGGAACCGGCTGGGCGGCCCTTGTGGGGCGCGGGGCCTGTGCGGTGACCGGTGGGGCCGCTGTGTACGGCGAGCGGGTAGGCTGAGCCCGGGACGGGTGTGCGCGGAATGTGATACACCGGCCCGTCCCGCAATCGTCCCGGTGAGGCCCAGAGGAAAATGACGAGCAGGTTCGACAACGTCCGGCGGCCCAATGGATTCATGCGCGAGGACGCGATGTTCGGCAAGGATCTCTTCGCCGACGAATCCAATTTCGACCTGCGATATGTCAGCGACTACGAGCGGATCACCGAGATCGTCAAGGCGCTGCGGGTCCTCGGGATGCGCGTGGTGCTGACCAGCGGCTCCTTCGACATCATTCACGAGGGGCACTCCATGTATCTGGAGGCCGCCCGCAAGTTCGGTGACTTCCTCATCGTCGGTCTCGACAGTGACGAGAAGATCCGGCAGCGCAAGGGACCGAACCGGCCCGCCGTGCCCGAGATGGAGCGGCTGCGGATGGTGACGCACCAGCGCGGGGTCGGGCTCGTCACCCTCAAGCAGGTCGATCACCCCAGGTGGAGCCTGATCGAGGCCGTCCGGCCCGACGTGCTCGTCGCCACCGCGGACACCTACGACGCCGACGAGATCGCCGACCTCGAGGCGAAGTTCTGCGAGCGCGTCGAGGTGCTGGAGCGCATGGCGACCGTAAGCACCTCCGCCCGGCTGCGCCGCATCCAGCTCGGCCTCAGCGACCGTGGCGACGGCCCCCGGGGCGGGGACGACGGTGTCCACGGCGGGAACGACGGGCACGGTGAGACGTCCGGTCCGGGAGACTGAGCGCCGCGGTGAAGCAGACGATCCTCTACCTGCCCGTCGTGCACGCCGGTTACGAGGACTTCCTCACCCGGCACGCCGACTCCGACGAGATCCTCGTGCTCGGGCGCGGGTTCGCCGAGGTGTTCCCCAAGCTCGCCAAGGACATCCGCGCCCTCGGCCCCGAGCGGGCCGCGCGGCACGCCCGCCTGATCGTGCCGGAGACCGAGGTGCGGGTGCTGGAGCCGGCCGATCTCGCCGCCGGTGCCGTCCGCGCCGACCTCGTCGTGCTGCCGGACGAGGAGATCATGCATCTGCTCACCGCACGTCCCGACTTCCCGGACGAGGCCGAGCTCCGCTTCGAGTCGACGTTCCTGCGCTGGGACCGGGAGTGGAGCCGCGCGGGGAAGCCCGCCGGGTTCGACGAGCGGATCACACGGGCGGCGCTCGACCGGCGGTTCATGGCCGGGGCGCAGCGGGAGGCCGGGCGCAGTTCGGACTGGTGGCGCCAGGTGGGCGCGGTCGCCGCGCGTGACGGGGAGGTGCTCCGGGTCGCGCACAACCATCACCACCCCACCGAGTACTCGCCCTACATCGATGGCGACCCGCGTAACGAGTTCAGCCGGGGCGTACGGACGGACCTGTCCACGGCCATCCACGCCGAGGCGTCCCTCGTGGCCGGCGCCGCGAGCGAGGGGACGGTCCTCGCGGGCGCGGACCTGTACGTCAGTACGTTCCCGTGCCCGGCCTGCGCGCGGCTCGTCGTCGAGGCGGGGTTCCGTGCGTGCTACTTCGCCGGGCCGTACGCGATGCTGGACGGGGAGGAGATCCTGCGGGCGGGCGGCGTCGAGCTGGTCTGGGTCGACACGGCGCAGGATCGGGTCGACATGGCGCAGGATCGGGCGGATCGGTCCGATCCGTCTGATCCGTCTGATCGGTCCGGGCGATCCGATCCGCCTACCGCCGGTGCGGCGTCGAGCTGAACTTCATGCGGACCGGGGTGAAGGGCGGCGCTTCGGCGATGCCGCCCCCGTCCCGCGCGTCCTGTTCATCCCTTGCGTCCCGTTCGTCCTGTTCGTCGCCCGTTCCGACCAGCACGTGCACGTGCAGGTGCCGGATGGTGCCGCCGGTGTACCGGCTGTCGCCGTTGCGGGAGCCGAGGCCGTAGTGGCTCAGGCCGTACTCGCTGCGCACCGACGCCAGGACCTCCCAGAAGTCGGCGCGGGAGGCGGGGGGGAGGTCGAGCAGGTCGGTTACGTGTTCCTTGGGGATGAGGAGCAGGTGCAGCCGGGTTCCGGCGTACGGGAACTCGTTGGGCGTGACCATCCAGTGCGCGGTCTCCCACAGCACCTGCTGCTTCTCGTGGGCGCGCAGGACGTCGGGGCAGAAGAGGCAGACGCCGGCGGCGTCGAGCCGTTCCATCTCCGCCCGCTGCGCCTCGGTGCGGCAGTTGCCGAAGTAGTACAGGCTCACGCCTGCACCCTCTCCAGGCGCAGGAAGGAGTGGGGTGGCACCGGGCCGTCGCCCTCGCTTTCGCCCTCGCCCGGTACGTCGACGCGCGACGTCTCCGTGAAGCCGTCCAGCCAGCCCGCGGGCATCCGGGTGTCGCCCCGCACCCGCACGTGCACCCGGGTGAGGTGGATGCGGTCGACGAACGGCAGCGCCTGCCGGTAGACGGACGCGCCGCCGATCACGCAGACCTCGTCCGTGCCGGCCGCCCGCTCCAGGGCCTCGGCGGTGGCCAGCGCGTCGGCCACCGAGCGCTCCCAGCGCACGCCCTCCGCTCCCGCGTCCGCCTCCCCGCGCGGCGAACCGCTCACGACCACATTGGTGCGGCGCGGCAGCGGCCGGCCCAGGCGGGCGACGATCGACTCGTGGGTCAGCCGGCCGAGCACCACCGCGTGGCCCTGCGTGAGTCGCTTGAAGTGCCGCAGGTCGCCGGGGATGTGCCAGGGCAGGTCGCCGTCGCGGCCGATGACGTCGTTCTCGTCGGCGGCGACGATCAGTGAGGTGATCATGTCGCCACCGGGATGGAGCCGATGGCGGGGTGCGGGTCGTAGTCCGCGAGGTCGAAGTGCTCGGGGCGGAAGTCGTGGATGTCCGTCACCCGGCGTCCGCTGTCGTTGAGCGTGACCGTCGGCAGGCGGCGCGGCTCCCGGTCGAGCATGACCTTGACGCGGTCCACCTGGTCCGCGTAGACGTGCGCGTCCGAAAGGGTGTGGTAGTAGCGGGCGGCCGGAATGCCCGTGAGGTGTTCCAGCATTAGCAGCAGCGCCGCGTACTGGATCATGTTGGACGGCACGCCGACCGGTACGTCGCCGGAGCGCTGGAACATGTGCAGGTGCAGTTGCCCGCCGAGGACGCGGACGTGGACCCAGCCGTGGCACGGAGAGATCGTGGTCTTCGGGGTCTTTCCCTCGCCGCGCACCTGGTACTGCGGGATCCACGGGCTGACGAAGTGCGTGCGGTCGTGCGGGAGTTCCGTCAGCTGCTCGACGAGGTGCTTGAACTGGTCGAAGCCGGGGCCCTCGGCGGTGGGGAAGTCGTGGAACGCCCCGCCGTACGATCCCGGGCCCAGGTCGCCCGGCGGCAGCCCGCGGCGGGACGTCTTGCCCTCGCTCGCCCACGGCCCCCACCAGTCGCAGCCGAACTCGGCGAGCGCGTCGAGGGTCCGGGCGCCGTTGATGAACGCGCAGAGTTCGCCGATGGGCTTGCGCCAGAAGCGGGCGAGGCTGCGCTCCGTGATGACGGGGAAGCCGTTCGCCAGGTCGAAGCTCATCGTCTGCTGCATGAGGGTCAGCGCGTCGGGACCCTGCCGGGTGGGCACGGGGATGCCGTGCTCCAGGATGGCGCCCAGAACCCTGCGGTACTGCTCGTCGGGCGCGCGGTCCGCGTACGCACCGTATTCCACGGAATTGCCCCTCTTCGCGTTCTTCACGTGTCAGCTCGTCGTCCCGGTGGCCCCGGCCGCCCCAGACTACTGGGCCCCGGCGCACCCGGAGCCGGACACCCGGCCTGTGACCTGCCGCGCATCCTGCCGCCGGGCATGTCCGGGTTGGCCCCGGAGAGGCGCGCCGTAGCTCCCGGACCGGGCTGTGCGCCCGGGAGTTGGGGCGTACGGTGGGGGCCGTTCGGACGTCCCGTGCGGGGCCGGGGTGCCGCCTGCGGAGGCGTCTCTTTCATGCCGTAACGTGGCTTTTGTCGTCAGGCAGGGACAGGTCTTGGGGAAGGGATCGCACGACTTGATGGAGCGCACCGTCGTCCGTTGTGCCGAGGGGCACGTGTTCACCACCGTTTCGTTCCCGATGCAGCAGGCGGAGCGGCTCGGGCCCGGCCGGCTCGTCCGGTGCCCACGGTGTGCCCGGCTCCGCAGTGCGGTGCCGGTCACGGCGGACAAGAGGTGACGGAGTCGAGATGAGAGGGGCCCCCGGCGTGACGCCGGGGGCCCCTCTTCGTCGGTGGTCCCGGCACGTGCCGAGACCGGAGTCCCGCACCGTGCCGAGACCGGAGTCCCGGAACGCGCCGAGAACGCTGCTCAGAACGTGCCGAGCTTGACGATCGACAGGATCGCGGCAAGCTGGATCGCCGACGCGCCCAGCGCCCTCGGCCACGCCATGTCGTGCGAGCGGGAGACCATCAGGGTCAGCAGCGCTCCGGCCGCGACCCAGGTCACCCAGCCCAGGATCTGCACGAACGAGGCGTCGCCGCCCGCGAACATCGCCACCAGCAGCCGGGGCAGGTCCGTGAGGGACATGATCAGCATGGAGAGCCCGACCGTCGGCTGCCACGCCCCGTTGCCGCCGAGCTGACGGGCCAGGGTGTGGGTGACCACGCCGAGGACGAACGAGCTGAGCACCATCGCCACGGCCGTCGTCAGGACGAGCGGCACGGCGCTGGACAGCGTGGCGTCGAGCACGTCCGAGCGCGCCTTGTCGAAGCCGAACACGGCGAGCAGGCCGTACAGGAAGGTGACGACGAGGGCCGGGCCCCACATCGTGTAGTCGCGCATCCGCAGGAAGGTCTGGTCGGGCGACAGCACGATGCCGCGCAGCAGGTCCTTCCACGGCAGCCGGGGGCCGGTCGGCGGGGCCGGTGCCTGGCCCGCGTGGTAGGTCTCGCCCTGGGTGTAGTGGTCCTCCCCGAGGGAGAAGGCCTGGGTGTGCCCCGGGTTGTTCGCCGCGTACGGGTCCGCGCCCGGGCCCTGGGCGTAACCGCCGTGCGGGTCGTCGCCGAAGTACTCCGGCTCGCCGTGGTCGGGGCCACCGGGGCCGCCCGCGCCGTACTGCTGCGGGGCGGCGCCGTAGGGCGGCCGCGGGCCGCCGCCGTACGGGTGCTGCCCGGGGCCGGAGCCGTACTGCGGCGCCCCGGCCTGCGGGTAGCCGTGGCCCGGGCCACCGCTCGGCCCGCGCGGCGCCTGCGCCTGCGCCTGCTGTCCGTACGGGGCCTGCTGCCCTCGCGCCTGAGGTCCTCGGCCGTTCTGGCCGCCGCGTCCGATCCTGAATCCAGCCACGCCTTCGAACGTACCTGGTCCGCGGGCGCCGCGGGCCCGGCCCCCGTTCCCCGGGGCGGCTTTGCGTCCGAGCTGTGACATCCCCTAGGGGTGACCAACGGGCGGACCCGGAGCGGGAAATGGGGAAATCACCGGGATCACCGGGGGCAGCGGGGCACCGGGAGCAGTGGAGGGCTGCGAGCAGCCGGAGCGCCGGGGGCGCCGGGACTACTGCAGGAACCCGTCCACCAGACCGGAGTCCGCCTTGAGGACGCCCGTCGTCGTGATGCCGGACGTCGTGCCCGACAGGCGCAGCGAACCGTACATCCCGTCCACCCACAGGTCGGCGTGGCCGTCCCGGTCGGTGTCGCGCAGGCGGACGGTGCCGCCGAAGCTGTCGTCGGTCTCGAGACCGCCCGGCACGCCGGGGCTGTTGCGGGCGAACCACTGCGAGTTCTTGCCGGTGAGCCCCGGGGCCCCGCCGCGCAGCACATGCACCCCGCCCGCGTACTCGACGTCGCCGATCTTCTCCCCGTACACGCCGACGGCCAGGTCCTGGTAGCCGTCGCCGTTCACGTCGCCCGCCGACACACTGTCGCCGAACGCGTCGTCGTGCTCCGGGGAGCCCGCGACGCCGCTCGTGGACTGGGTGATGCGGGCGCTGGTGGAGGAGGGGCCCGTGGAGGAGCCGTACCAGACGGTGACGCGCCCCTTGTACCCGGACCAGCCGGGGGTGCCGACGGCCACGTCGCCGTAGCCGTCCTTGTCGAAGTCGGCGATGACGCCGTCGCCGCCGCCCTCGTCACCGGAGTTGACCTGGAGGGACTTGCCGGGGGTGAGGGTCGTGCCGCCCTTGATGAACCAGGCGTCGGCGGTCTGCCTGCTCCCGGAGAACGCGGCGCCGACGATGACGAGGTCGGTCCTGCCGTCGCGGTCGACCTTGCCCGCGATCAGATGGCTCGAGTCGAAGCCGGTCCTGTCCAGCGTCGTGACGGAGCCGGTGGTGCCGGAGCGGGTGATCGGGCCGCGGTAGACGTACGTCTTCCCGGCGTTGACGACCGCCAGGTCCTGCTTCCCGTCGCCGTTGAAGTCGCCGGTGGCGAGGTCGTCGCCCATGTAGCCGTACGACTGCTTCGGCGCCTTGTCGGGGAGCGTGGTGCCGCCCTTGAGGCCCTTCGGACCGCCCCACAGGACGGTCACGGCGCCCTGGTCCTTGCGGCCGTCGACGTCCTCGCCGCGGGCGGCCACCGCGAGGTCGCCGTAGCCGTCGCCGTCGAAGTCGGCGGCGGCGCGGATCTCGCCGAACATGTCGTCCGTCTCGTCGGCGCCGGGCACGCCGGTGCTCGACTGGTCGACGTACTGGGTCCTGGTGCCGGGACCGGTGGCCGTGCCGAAGGTGACGCGGATGCCGCCGCCTTCGCTGTCGTACGAGGCGACGGCGTAGTCGCGGTAGCCGTCGCCGTCGAAGTCGTCGCCGTGCACGGCGGGCGCGGCGGAGGCGGGGGCGGTCAGGAGGAGCGGGGTGAGGAGGCCGGCGACCAGGGGAAGGGCCGGCAGGAGGGCGCGGGTGCGGCGCACGGGGGCTCCCGGAGAGAGGGGGGGTGGGACACGGCGGCCGGGTCCGCGCACGCGTGGTGCGCGGACCCGGCCGCCGAAGGGGACCGGCTCGCCGGCCGGTGAGGTGCCGGACGGTGACGTGCGGTTACGTCGAAGTGCGGTTATGAGGAAACCGGCCGACGGCGATCAGTCGGCGAAGTTCGCCCCGAAGTCCGGCGTGCCCGTCGTCGAGACGCCGGCGGCGCTCGGGGAGAGCGAACGGCCGCCGGAGGTGACGATCTTCGAGCCGTTGGACGGGAGGTAGAGGACGGACCCGTTGCCCGCGTTCTCCCACGAACCGGCGATCAGGTCGGCGCGGCCGTCCCCGGTGACGTCGTCGAGCTTGACGTCGAGGCCGAGGGAGTCGTACTCCTCGTCGCTGCCCGGGACGCCCGCCGTGGACTGGGCGAAGTACTGCGTGCCGGAGGTGGTGTCCAGGCCGCTCGCCGAGCCGTACAGCACGGTGAGCGCGCCGGTGTCCTTGACGCCGCCCAGGTCCTCGCCGGGGGTGCCGACGACCAGGTCCTGGTAGCCGTCGCCGTTGATGTCGCCGAGGTCCAGCTCGGAGGCGAAACCGTCGCCCTTCTCCGAGCCGCCGGGGACGTTGCCGGTGTTCTGCGTGATCGTCGTGGTGCCGTCCGGGCCGGTGGACGAGCCGTAGGTGATGTTGGCCCGGCCGCCGTCCGAGGAGTCGGGGATCGCGACGCCGTCCGGCGTCTTGCTGTCCCAGTAGGCGCCGGTGACGATGTCGCCGTACCCGTCGCCGTTGACGTCGCCGATCGCGGTGATGACGCCGGGGCGCAGCTTCTTCGCGGCGGCGGTGCTCGGGCCGCTCGACGTGCCGGGCAGGTAGTAGTTGGCGTTCCAGCCGTACTCGCCGGTGGTCTCGAAGCCGTCCACGACGAGGTCGGTCTTCTTGTCGCCGTTGACGTCGCCCGCGGTGAGGTTGAGCGGGCCGGTGTCGCCGCCGGACTGGACGGGCGGCTTCACGGTGGTGCGGGCGGTGGCGGCCGCGCCGGAGGCGGTGATGCCGCCCTTGTAGACGTAGATGGTGCTGGAGGAGTTGGCGACGGCGAGGTCGTCGCGGCCGTCGCCGTCGAAGTCGCCCGCGGCGAGGTAGTTGCCCCACCGGTCGTGCGAGGAGACGGCCGGGTCGGGCACGGTGACGCCCTTGCCGGTGAGGCCGCTCGCCGAGCCCCACAGCACGGCGACGGTGCCGCCGTTGACGTCGTCCCCGACCTTCTCGTGCGGGGTGCCGACGGCGAGGTCGTCGTAGCCGTCGTGGTTGAAGTCGCCGTAGGCGGTCTCCGAGCCGAAGGCGTCCTCGGCCTCGGAACCGCCGGGGACGCCGGCGCTGTTCTGGCTGAGCACGGACCGCTCGGCGGCGTCGACGCCGGTGGAGGTGCCGTACAGGACGACGACCTGTCCGGCGTGCTTCAGGCCGGAGACGTACGCGCCGGCGGCGGAGAAGGCGACGTCGCCGATGCCGTCGCCGTTGAAGTCGGCCTGCGGGACGGTGGTGGAGTCGGCCGCCGTGGCGGTGGCCGCGCCGAAGGTGAGCAGAGTGCCCGTCAGGGCGGCCGCGGTGACCGTGGCGAGGAGGAGTCTGTGACGCTGCTGCATGCGATTTCTCCAGGGCATGCGGGGGCACCCACGCGGGGCGCCCCCTTCGAATGGGGTGGTGAGGTACTCGACCGGGGTGGCGAGGCACTCGACCGGGATGGTGAGGTGTGGGACCGGGACGGTCAGGTGCTCGACGGCGGTGTCAGTCCGCGAAGTTGTTGCCGAGGAGCGGGGTGCCGGAGCCGGAGACGCCGACGGTGGAGGGGTAGATGCCGGACGGCGCCGTCAGGGAGCCGTCGCTGCCCGAACGCAGGGCGTACACCGCGCCGTTGTCGCCGTTCTCGCCGCTCGCG carries:
- a CDS encoding FG-GAP and VCBS repeat-containing protein; translation: MRRTRALLPALPLVAGLLTPLLLTAPASAAPAVHGDDFDGDGYRDYAVASYDSEGGGIRVTFGTATGPGTRTQYVDQSSTGVPGADETDDMFGEIRAAADFDGDGYGDLAVAARGEDVDGRKDQGAVTVLWGGPKGLKGGTTLPDKAPKQSYGYMGDDLATGDFNGDGKQDLAVVNAGKTYVYRGPITRSGTTGSVTTLDRTGFDSSHLIAGKVDRDGRTDLVIVGAAFSGSRQTADAWFIKGGTTLTPGKSLQVNSGDEGGGDGVIADFDKDGYGDVAVGTPGWSGYKGRVTVWYGSSTGPSSTSARITQSTSGVAGSPEHDDAFGDSVSAGDVNGDGYQDLAVGVYGEKIGDVEYAGGVHVLRGGAPGLTGKNSQWFARNSPGVPGGLETDDSFGGTVRLRDTDRDGHADLWVDGMYGSLRLSGTTSGITTTGVLKADSGLVDGFLQ
- a CDS encoding dihydrofolate reductase, with the protein product MITSLIVAADENDVIGRDGDLPWHIPGDLRHFKRLTQGHAVVLGRLTHESIVARLGRPLPRRTNVVVSGSPRGEADAGAEGVRWERSVADALATAEALERAAGTDEVCVIGGASVYRQALPFVDRIHLTRVHVRVRGDTRMPAGWLDGFTETSRVDVPGEGESEGDGPVPPHSFLRLERVQA
- a CDS encoding adenylyltransferase/cytidyltransferase family protein; translated protein: MTSRFDNVRRPNGFMREDAMFGKDLFADESNFDLRYVSDYERITEIVKALRVLGMRVVLTSGSFDIIHEGHSMYLEAARKFGDFLIVGLDSDEKIRQRKGPNRPAVPEMERLRMVTHQRGVGLVTLKQVDHPRWSLIEAVRPDVLVATADTYDADEIADLEAKFCERVEVLERMATVSTSARLRRIQLGLSDRGDGPRGGDDGVHGGNDGHGETSGPGD
- a CDS encoding FG-GAP-like repeat-containing protein; protein product: MQQRHRLLLATVTAAALTGTLLTFGAATATAADSTTVPQADFNGDGIGDVAFSAAGAYVSGLKHAGQVVVLYGTSTGVDAAERSVLSQNSAGVPGGSEAEDAFGSETAYGDFNHDGYDDLAVGTPHEKVGDDVNGGTVAVLWGSASGLTGKGVTVPDPAVSSHDRWGNYLAAGDFDGDGRDDLAVANSSSTIYVYKGGITASGAAATARTTVKPPVQSGGDTGPLNLTAGDVNGDKKTDLVVDGFETTGEYGWNANYYLPGTSSGPSTAAAKKLRPGVITAIGDVNGDGYGDIVTGAYWDSKTPDGVAIPDSSDGGRANITYGSSTGPDGTTTITQNTGNVPGGSEKGDGFASELDLGDINGDGYQDLVVGTPGEDLGGVKDTGALTVLYGSASGLDTTSGTQYFAQSTAGVPGSDEEYDSLGLDVKLDDVTGDGRADLIAGSWENAGNGSVLYLPSNGSKIVTSGGRSLSPSAAGVSTTGTPDFGANFAD
- the thyA gene encoding thymidylate synthase; its protein translation is MEYGAYADRAPDEQYRRVLGAILEHGIPVPTRQGPDALTLMQQTMSFDLANGFPVITERSLARFWRKPIGELCAFINGARTLDALAEFGCDWWGPWASEGKTSRRGLPPGDLGPGSYGGAFHDFPTAEGPGFDQFKHLVEQLTELPHDRTHFVSPWIPQYQVRGEGKTPKTTISPCHGWVHVRVLGGQLHLHMFQRSGDVPVGVPSNMIQYAALLLMLEHLTGIPAARYYHTLSDAHVYADQVDRVKVMLDREPRRLPTVTLNDSGRRVTDIHDFRPEHFDLADYDPHPAIGSIPVAT
- a CDS encoding HIT family protein; translation: MSLYYFGNCRTEAQRAEMERLDAAGVCLFCPDVLRAHEKQQVLWETAHWMVTPNEFPYAGTRLHLLLIPKEHVTDLLDLPPASRADFWEVLASVRSEYGLSHYGLGSRNGDSRYTGGTIRHLHVHVLVGTGDEQDERDARDEQDARDGGGIAEAPPFTPVRMKFSSTPHRR
- a CDS encoding Yip1 family protein; protein product: MSQLGRKAAPGNGGRARGARGPGTFEGVAGFRIGRGGQNGRGPQARGQQAPYGQQAQAQAPRGPSGGPGHGYPQAGAPQYGSGPGQHPYGGGPRPPYGAAPQQYGAGGPGGPDHGEPEYFGDDPHGGYAQGPGADPYAANNPGHTQAFSLGEDHYTQGETYHAGQAPAPPTGPRLPWKDLLRGIVLSPDQTFLRMRDYTMWGPALVVTFLYGLLAVFGFDKARSDVLDATLSSAVPLVLTTAVAMVLSSFVLGVVTHTLARQLGGNGAWQPTVGLSMLIMSLTDLPRLLVAMFAGGDASFVQILGWVTWVAAGALLTLMVSRSHDMAWPRALGASAIQLAAILSIVKLGTF
- a CDS encoding deaminase: MKQTILYLPVVHAGYEDFLTRHADSDEILVLGRGFAEVFPKLAKDIRALGPERAARHARLIVPETEVRVLEPADLAAGAVRADLVVLPDEEIMHLLTARPDFPDEAELRFESTFLRWDREWSRAGKPAGFDERITRAALDRRFMAGAQREAGRSSDWWRQVGAVAARDGEVLRVAHNHHHPTEYSPYIDGDPRNEFSRGVRTDLSTAIHAEASLVAGAASEGTVLAGADLYVSTFPCPACARLVVEAGFRACYFAGPYAMLDGEEILRAGGVELVWVDTAQDRVDMAQDRADRSDPSDPSDRSGRSDPPTAGAASS